In Corvus cornix cornix isolate S_Up_H32 chromosome 28, ASM73873v5, whole genome shotgun sequence, one genomic interval encodes:
- the LOC104696917 gene encoding bone morphogenetic protein 2-like produces MLGTVLLLLALAKTTCPSPDSVASRRAEALKKLLEVFGMEDPPAPPAHFKQPPQYMVDLFNTVANADGVTKNPDILEGNTVRSFLDKTHSEEMRFLFVLSSVAKNEKILTAELHLFRLWPRVTDGPKRHHFCQVSVYQVLEKDKLDTPGGKKLLAARRVSLQTSGWEVFAITPAVRDWTEDESSNQGLLVTVQGLEGSPPEPPPLQFASGRSHHESKKPMLVLFTDDGRRGASLPTAGFPDLKPQATNLPAKMPVPKLGRSRSTRSLDRLQPCQRHPLSVDFEEIGWSGWIISPRGYNAFHCKGSCPFPLGENMRPTNHATVQSIINALKLSEGVSSPCCVPDKLYSINLLYFDDDENVVLKQYDDMVAGSCGCH; encoded by the exons GGCGGGCTGAGGCGCTGAAGAAACTCCTGGAAGTCTTTGGCATGGAAGACCCTCCGGCCCCCCCAGCTCACTTTAAGCAGCCGCCCCAGTACATGGTGGATCTATTCAACACTGTCGCCAATGCGGATGGTGTCACCAAGAACCCTGACATCCTGGAGGGCAACACTGTTCGCAGCTTCCTGGATAAAA CTCACAGCGAGGAGATGCGGTTCCTGTTTGTCCTCTCCAGCGTGGCCAAGAATGAGAAGATCCTGACGGCAGAGCTGCACCTCTTCCGCCTCTGGCCGAGGGTCACAGATGGGCCCAAAAGGCACCACTTCTGCCAG GTCAGTGTCTACCAGGTGCTGGAGAAGGACAAGCTGGACACCCCCGGAGGGAAGAAGCTGCTGGCAGCCCGGCGTGTCTCGCTGCAGACCTCGGGCTGGGAGGTCTTTGCCATCACACCGGCT GTTCGTGACTGGACTGAAGATGAAAGCAGCAACCAGGGTTTGCTGGTGACAGTCCAGGGCCTGGAGGGGAGCCCGCCTGAGCCCCCACCACTGCAGTTTGCATCTGGCCGGAGCCACCATGAGAGCAAGAAGCCCATGTTGGTCCTGTTCACGGACGACGGGCGCCGGGGAGCGTCGCTGCCCACAGCCGGCTTCCCAG ATTTAAAACCTCAGGCTACCAATCTCCCTGCCAAGATGCCGGTGCCCAAGCTGGGCAGGTCACGCAGTACACGGTCTCTGGATcggctccagccctgccagaggcATCCCTTGTCTGTGGACTTCGAGGAGATCGGCTGGTCCGGCTGGATCATCTCACCACGGGGGTACAACGCCTTCCACTGCAAAggctcctgccccttccctctgGGCGAGAACATGCGGCCAACGAACCACGCCACGGTGCAGTCCATCATCAACGCCCTGAAGCTGAGCGAGGGCGtcagcagcccctgctgtgTGCCCGACAAGCTCTACTCCATCAACCTCCTCTACTTCGATGACGATGAGAACGTGGTCCTCAAGCAGTACGATGACATGGTGGCCGGCAGCTGCGGCTGCCACTGA